One window from the genome of Hydractinia symbiolongicarpus strain clone_291-10 chromosome 1, HSymV2.1, whole genome shotgun sequence encodes:
- the LOC130639451 gene encoding uncharacterized protein LOC130639451, with the protein MKCNHRNRSSNNYKNNIHKNIDLCEPIPYPRVVKKNLVLTVKNTTGKILTKKEIANVVKIYVKDNINSKTKDLKNLSKEKDLNHNICQSNMDLPLAESVNLFENVLINDYLEFPQLPIDELFSEEQEIPIDWNSQSNGTTLSTIPVTESGIETLDLSDLPWEDFLEIDSFIENMDDNIYTQSHGCNTGNNQVVKENFNEYSDQDSPLQLDAEYKDLLDTIDDADFLKNVSFEKTSVINDMNSLIQEVEPTSITSVIDEGDADERLTDILALLNEQFGVEPDSVKCNPLKRKSSASDPFTSKCQKVDDEHDHIVPSSPALSLSSNSSNVSTSSADEHQRRIKNNEASRKTRAKRKQRQTGLFEKKNELEKSNAELRIKIELMQKEAGILREALVAKLSK; encoded by the exons ATGAAGTGCAATCACAGGAACAGGAGTTCGaacaattacaaaaacaatattcACAAGAATATCGATTTGTGCGAACCAATTCCATATCCCAGAGTAGTAAAAAAGAATCTTGTTTTGACTGTAAAAAATACGACTGGGaagattcttacaaaaaaagagATTGCAAACGTTGTCAAAATATATGTGAAAGACAATATAAATTCAAAGACGAAAGACTTGAAGAATTTGTCAAAAGAGAAAGATTTGAATCACAATATATGCCAGTCCAATATGGATTTACCACTGGCAGAATCAgtaaatttgtttgaaaatgttttaataaatg attatttagaATTTCCACAATTACCTATTGATGAATTGTTCAGTGAAGAACAAGAAATTCCTATTGATTGGAATTCTCAAAGTAATGGGACCACATTATCAACAATTCCAGTCACAGAATCTGGAATTGAAACGCTAGACTTATCTGATCTTCCATGGGAAGATTTTCTTGAAATTGATTCATTCATTGAGAATATGGATGACAATATTTACACACAGAGTCATGGATGTAACACTGGTAACAATCaagttgttaaagaaaatttcaatgaatatagTGACCAAGATTCCCCTCTTCAGCTGGATGCTGAATACAAAGATCTTTTAGACACAATTGACGATGCTGACTTCCTAAAGAATGTCAGCTTCGAAAAAACCAGTGTGATTAATGACATGAACTCTCTTATTCAGGAGGTTGAACCTACTAGTATTACAAGTGTTATTGATGAAGGTGATGCTGATGAGAGACTCACTGATATATTGGCTCTTCTGAATGAACAGTTTGGCGTAGAGCCAGATAGTGTTAAGTGCAATCCCTTAAAGCGGAAAAGTTCGGCTAGCGACCCTTTTACATCAAAATGTCAAAAGGTTGATGATGAACATGACCATATTGTTCCATCGTCTCCTGCATTATCATTATCATCAAATTCTAGCAATGTTTCGACCTCAAGTGCTGATGAGCATCAGcgtagaataaaaaataatgaggCGTCTCGCAAGACGAGAGCAAAAAGAAAACAGAGGCAAACAGGtttatttgaaaagaaaaatgaactgGAAAAAAGTAATGCTGAACTGAGAATAAAAATTGAGCTCATGCAAAAAGAAGCAGGAATTCTGCGTGAAGCACTGGTTGCAAAATtgagcaaataa